GCGCCATCGTCTGGCACCCCCCTAGCTCCGCTCGGACCGCTCGCTCCCGCTCGAGCCGGCCGGTCCTGTGAACCGTGTCCTGCCGTGCCGTGCAGCTGCCTGTCTGGTGCGCAGACTATCGAATGGGTATTCGAAAATGCCTCGTCTGCCGACAACACCCCTCGTTCGAGTGACCACGCTCAAGGAATGATCGGCGCTGCCGAGGGGAGATCTTCTGCGGGAGGCGGACCGCTCGGGGAAACCGGTCCGAGGGGAATGACCCTGAGAGCTCGGGGCTCCGGGTCAGCACAGGGGAGGACAGGCCCCGGCGCCGCACGGCGCCGGGGCCCTCCACGCGACTGCGGCACATCCTCCGCCCCCTCCGGTCATATGCCTCACGGGCAAGCCTCGCACGCGCCCCGTCGAAGCGCTGCGATTCGACGCACTGAATCTCGGATTCCACGGACCGTCAAGACGCCCCAACCGCCTTCCCGGCCCCCGGAGTCGACCCGGCCGGCCGCCTCAGCGCTTGGCGACGAAGACGTGGGAGGCCACGTCCGCCTCCAGCTCGGCCGCCTCTCCCCCGCTGCCGACCAGCACACCGCCCGCCGACTCCGTTACGCTCACCACCGAACCGGGCTGCACCCCCGCCCGCCGCAGCGTGTACATCAGCTGCGCGTCCGTCTGGATCGGCTCGCCGATACGGCGCACCACCACCGTCTTGCCGTCCGCGCCCGGGTCCAGGTCCGCCAGCGACACCATGCCCTCGTCCAGGAACGGGTCGGCGCCGTCCTTCTCCCCGAGCTCCTCGAGCCCCGGGATCGGGTTGCCGTAGGGCGATTCGGTCGGGTGCCGCAGCAGCTCCAGCACGCGCCGCTCCACGGCCTCGCTCATCACGTGCTCCCAGCGGCAGGCCTCCGCGTGCACCTGCTCCCACTCCAGGCCGATCACATCGACGAGCAGACACTCGGCCAGACGGTGCTTGCGCATCACGCGCGTGGCGAGCCGGCGGCCCTCGTCCGTCAGCTCCAGATGCCGGTCGGCGGCCACGGCGACCAGGCCGTCCCGCTCCATCCGCGCCACCGTCTGACTCACGGTCGGCCCGCTCTGGTCGAGCCGCTCGGCGATCCGGGCACGCATGGGGACCACACCTTCCTCCTCCAGCTCGAGGATGGTGCGGAGATACATCTCCGTGGTGTCGATCAGTCCGGACATACGTGCCCCTCGATGAGATCTGCCGGAAGCACGAACGGCTACCCGGCGCGTGCGCTGGCCCTGGACTCAATTCTGACGCATAGCACTGACAACCGTGCCGCACCGTTGAAACCACCGGGTTACGGGCGAGTACAGGCCGGTGGCCGGGTCCGGCCACCCGGGCCGCGGGACGGTCCGACGGCCGTATTGACACGGCACTGGTCCAGACCGCACCGTGATCCGCGACACGGACTCCGCACGGTGCGCCCCGAAAGGACCCGCATGAGCGACGGCAGACTGGCCGACCAGTTCCTCGACGCCGCGATCGAACTCCTCCGGCGCGTACGAGACGAGCAGTCGCAGTCCATCACGGCGGCCGGCACCCTGCTCGCCGACACCGTCGCCGACGGCGGCCGCCTCTTCGCCTTCGGCGCGGGACACTCCTCCCTGCCCGCCCAGGACGTCGTCTACCGCGCGGGCGGCCTCGCCCTGATGAACCTCCTCGTCGTACCCGGCGTCGTGGGCGTCGACGTCATGCCGGCCACGCTCGGCTCGGCCCTGGAGCGCGTCGACGGCCTCGCGAGCGCGGTCCTGGACACCTCCCCGCTCCGCGCCGGCGACGCCCTGGTGATCATCTCCCTCTCCGGCCGCAACGCGCTGCCCGTCGAGATGGCCATGAACGCCCGAGCCCTCGGCGTGAAGGTCATCGGCATCACCTCGGTGGCATACGCGACGCAGACCCGCTCCCGCCACGCCTCCGGCACCTATCTCAAGGACCACTGCGACATCGTCCTCGACTCCAAGATCGCCATCGGCGACGCGACCCTCGCCCTGGACACCGTCCCCGCCCCCTTCGCCCCCGCCTCGACCGTCGTCACGAGCGCGATCATGCAGGCGGTGATGGCCACGGCGGCAGGCTCCCTGGCGGACCGCGGCATCGAGCCACCGCTGCTCAGGTCGGGCAACGTGGACGGCGGACACGAGTGGAACGCACGGGTGATGAAGGAGTACGGGGACCGGATCTTCTACCGGCACTAGACCGCGGCCGGACAGCCACCGGGCGACCACACGGCCCGCCGCCTACTCCGGCCCCCCGACCCCCGCCAGATCCAGCGCCGTCGCGATCCGCACGGCCACGTCCTCCGCGTACACAGCGTCGCTCCGCTCGAACGAACTCCGGCCGGCCCCCCGCAGAAACGTCACGACCCCCAGTGTCCGGCCCCGGCTGCGCAACACCGCGCACAACGCGTGCACCGCGTCCGCCGGCCACTGCCGCCCCACGGCCCACTCCCGCGCCTGCTCCGCCGGCACCGACCCGACACTGGCCCGCACCGACCCCGCCCGCTCCACGCACTGCAACGCCGGATGCCCCTGCCCGTACCGCACTGGCAGCCCCGCCGCACCCGTCAGCAGACTCGGCCCCGGTGCCCCGGAAGGCGTCGCCGCGACCCGCACAAGCCGCACCGGTCCCTCCGCCTCCGCGTCGGCCACCGGACCCCCCGCCACCCGGTCGATCAGCGCGTGATCGGCGAATCCGGCCAGCGCGAAGTCCAGATGGATCGTCGCCGCCTCCCGCGGGTCCTCGCACTCCGCCGCCGCCCGGGCCGCCCGGTGCAGCTGGTTCGCCCGGAACCGCAGCAGCGACGCCTCCTGCTCACCCTGCTTGCCCTCGGTGACGTCCACGAACAGCCAGCCGACCCCGAGCGGCACCGGCTCCTCCGCGAGCGGCGAGGCCAGCCGCACGAACCCGCACCGCCAGCACCGCCGCTGCTCGCCCTCCGGCGTGCGCACGCTCACCCAGACCTCGGCCGGCGCGGGCGGCGCGCCCTCCGCCAGCACATGCGTCAGCGCGCTCTCCAGTTCCTCCACACCCTGCGCCAGCAGCTCGCCCAGCGGCCGCCCCAGCGCGGACGTACGGCCGATGCCCAGCGACCGCGCGGCATGCGCGTTCACCACGGCCGGCCGCAGATCGGCGTCGACCAGCACGACACCCCAGCTCGCGTCCTCGAACAGCGCCTCGCTCAGCGCGATCGACCGCTCCAGGTCGATCTGCGTGTGCACCTCGCTGAAGGCGCAGTACACCCCCGCCGGCTTGCCGTCCGGCCCGCGCACGGCCGCCGACTGCGTCCGTACGAGCACCCGTCCGCCGTCCTTGGTCAGCAGCGCGAACTCGTGCACCTGCCGTCCGGGGGCCTCCATGGCGGACATCAGCCGCCCCTCGACCTCCTCGGCGTCCGCCTCCCGCACGGCCCACCCGGCGAACCCGTGCCGCCCCACGGCCTCCGCCGCGGTCCAGCCCAGGATCCGCTCGGCCTCGCGGTTCCAGTGCGTGACGACACCGCCCGCGTCGAAGGCGCACAGCGCCGCGTCCATCCCGTCGAGCAGAGCCGCGAGCAGATCCGAGCCGTCGGGACCCACGGGACCGTCCCGCTCGGGCTCATCGGGCCCCAGCTCGTCGGTGGTCCCACTACGCCGGGAAGCACTCACCTGGACCCCCTGCCAAGCTGCGTCCGCACGTACGGCACGCCGGTTCGCTCACTCGCAATCATCTAACTGGAACGTGACGCAGCACACACCGAGTTCCCACAAGATTGAAGGAATCGTTGCAAGCCGCCTCCGTCTCCAGGATCGGCCCACCGACGGCAGAAGATCAATCCGTTCCGAGCCTGAGATCCACCCACAGATCGCTCTCACCGTCGAGCACGTACCGCTCGGTCTCCACGAACCCCCGCTTCACGGCGAACCGCAGGCCGTCCTCGTTGGCCGCCAGCACACACGTCTCCACGGCCCGCGCGCCCAGCACGCGCGCGTGGGCCAGACCCCGCTCGTACAGAGCCGTACCGAACCCCCGCCCCCGGTAGTCCGGCAGCACACGGGCGATCACGGTCGCCACCGCGCCCTCGCCCTCCGGCGGCCGCACCGTGGAGCACCCGACGAGCACGTCCCCCAGGTACGCGTTCTCCATCCGGTACCGCCCCAGCCGCCCCCGGGCGTCGTCGAGGGACATCGCGGCGGGCGGCACGACCTCGTTGTGCACGTACCGCCACTCCTCCAGCATCTCCACCCCGTGCACGGCCTCGATCCGCAGCTCGCGCCGCCGCGCGTACACCTCGATCTCGATCCTCATCCGGGGATCGGCCAGCCCGCACACCATCATCGTCGCCGCCGGCCGCACCTCCCCGAACGCCCGCCGGAGCACCGGCCAGCAGGGCTCGAAGTCCTCCCGCCCGGGCAGCAGGTACCGCACCCGCACGACGTCCTCCAACCCGCACCCGGCCTGCGCGAGCGCGTCCTGGATGTTCCGCAGACACTGCTCGGCCTGCTCGACGACGTCCTCGGAGATCGTCATGGCCGCGTAGTCGAACCCCGTGGTCCCCGACACATGCACCCACTCCCCGTCGACCACGGCCCGGGCATACCCGATCCGCTCCTCGAAGGAGGACCCGCTGAGAATCGCACGTCGGTTCGTCATGTGCGGAACGCTACCGAGCCGCCCGCGTCGAGGGCTGTCGAAAAAAGCTCTCGAAAAAAAAGAGGTTGATCCCCGGGCCGGGCGGTTCTTACTGTGTGGGCACACAGAAGGGAGGTGGTTCGGCGAATGTATGAATACCGGACGCGTGAGGTGGCTGCGGGCTAGTGGCCCTGCACCACATCTAGTGCGGTGCCGGACCAGCGCGTGAGAGAAGCGCGCAGCCGGCCCAATCCCAAGCAGTCACCCGACCCGCGAGCTCGCCGGTACGTCCGGCCGGCTCCTCCGCCGAGGCGGAGGGACCAGAGCTCGCGGGTCGTCTGCGTTGTGCGGGGTCAGCCGGCGGAGATGCCGTCGTATCCCTGGACCTCGCGCGGTGAGCGGGCGCCGGGGCCGACGTAGCGGGCGGAGGGCCGGACCAGGCGTCCGGTGCGCTTCTGCTCCAGGATGTGCGCCGACCAGCCCGCCGTACGGGCGCAGGTGAACATCGACGTGAACATGTGCGCGGGTACCTCCGCGAAGTCCAGCACGATCGCCGCCCAGAACTCGACGTTCGTCGCCAGGACCCGGTCGGGGCGGCGTGCGTGCAGCTCGGCCAGGGCGGCCTTCTCCAGGGCCTCGGCGACCTCGAAGCGGGGCGCGCCCAGCTCGCGGGCCGTGCGGCGCAGGACGCGTGCGCGGGGGTCCTCGGCGCGGTAGACGCGGTGGCCGAAGCCCATCAGTCGCTCGCCCTTGTCGAGGGCCTGCTTGACGTACGCCTCGGCGTCGCCGGTGCGCTCGATCTCCTCGATCATGCCGAGGACGCGGGAGGGGGCGCCGCCGTGCAGCGGGCCGGACATGGCGCCCACGGCGCCGGAGAGGGCGGCGGCCACGTCGGCGCCGGTGGAGGCGATGACCCGTGCGGTGAAGGTCGAGGCGTTCATGCCGTGCTCGGCGGCGGAGGTCCAGTAGGCGTCGACGGCGGCGACGTGCTTGGGGTCCGGCTCGCCGCGCCAGCGGATCATGAAGCGCTCGGTGATGGAGTGGGCCTTGTCGATCTCGCTCTGGGGGACCATGGGGCGGCCCTGGCCGCGGGCGGACTGGGCGACGTAGGACAGGGCCATGACGGCGGCGCGGGCCAGGTCCTCGCGGGCCTGTTCGGCATCGATGTCGAGCAGCGGTTTCAGGCCCCACACCGGTGCCAGCATGGCGAGGGCCGACTGGACGTCCACCCGGATGTCGCCGGAGTGCACGGGGATGGGGAAGGGCTCGGCGGGCGGCAGGCCGGGGTTGAAGGCCCCGTCGACCAGCAGCCCCCAGACGTTGCCGAAGGAGACGTGACCGACCAGGTCCTCGATGTCGACGCCCCGGTAGCGGAGGGCGCCGCCCTCCTTGTCCGGTTCGGCGATCTCCGTCTCGAACGCGACGACTCCCTCGAGTCCGGGTACGAAGTCGGACATCAGGCGGCTCCTCGTGGTGGGTACGGGCAGAAGTACGGGCGGCTCGGCCACTGGATCCCCGGTCGGTCGTGCGACTCGTGGTCCTTGTGGCCACCCTGGTGATGCCCCGTGCGGCTGGTCGCTCAACCGGAACGACACCAGCACGATATCCCCCAGTGCCATATTTGGGGAGTCTTTGTGGCACTCAGTGCCAGGTGCCGGCTCTCCAGGATGCCGGACGCTGTGCCGGACGGCACACGTGCGTACGGCAAGATGACCGCGTGACCGATCGAAACGCCGTCCCCCTCGATCCCGCCGCCATGCGCAAGCAGTACCGGGCCGAAGGGCTCGCCGAGTCCGATCTGGCCGACACTCCGGTGGCACAGTTCGCGCACTGGTTCGCGCAGGCCGCGACGGAGGCCCATCTCTTCGAGCCGAACGCCATGGTCGTCTCCACGGCCGACGCCCAGGGCCGGCCGAGCTCTCGAACGGTGCTGCTGAAGGGCTTCGACGAGCAGGGCTTCGTCTTCTACACCAACTACGGCTCCCGCAAGGCCCGCGATCTCGCTCAGAACCCGTACGTCTCGCTGCTGTTCCCGTGGCACCACATGGCCCGCCAGGTGATCGTCGGTGGCATCGCCCGCCGCACCGGCCGTGACGAGACCGCCGCGTACTTCCGCACCCGTCCGCACGGCTCGCAGCTGGGCGCCTGGGCCAGCGCGCAGTCCAGTGTCGTCGCCTCCCGGGACGAACTGGACGCCTCCTACGCGGAGCTGGAGGCCCGCTACCCGGAGGGCGAGCAGGTGCCGGTGCCGCCGCACTGGGGCGGCTTCCGGGTGGCGCCGCGGACGGTGGAGTTCTGGCAGGGCCGGGAGAACCGGCTGCACGACCGGCTCAGGTACGTGGCGGAGGCGGACGGGAGCTGGCGGGTGGAGCGGCTCAGTCCGTGAGGATGCGGTCGAGGATGCTCGACCACTGGGCGATCACCCGGTCGCGGCGCCCGGTGTCGTCGGTGAGCAGGTTCGCCAGGCCGAGGCCCCGGGCCATGTCGAGCAGGCCCTGCACGGTCTCCCGTACGCCGGGGCGGGTCTCGTCGGCGCCCAGCAGTTCCACCGCGATCCGGTGGGTCTCGCGGCCGACTCGCGCCTCCAGTTCTGTGACGCGGGGGCGCAGCGGCTCCTCGTTGGACGCGGCCACCCACAGGTGCAGGGCGGCGCGGAACAGGGGTCCTGTGTAGAGGTCGACGAGGGCGGTGACCACGGCCTGCCGGTCGTCGCCCGCTCCGTCGGGGAACAGGGCGCGGATGGCCGTGGACCGTTCCTCGGCGACGAATTCGACGGCCGCGGTGAACAGGTCCTCCCGGGTCGGGAAGTGGTGCTGGGCGGCGCCGCGGGAGACGCCGGCGCGTTCGGCGACGACGGAGACCGTGGAGCCGGCCCAGCCGTGTTCGGCGAGGCAGGCGACGGCGGCCTCCAGCAGACGTTGCCGGGTGGCCCGGCTGCGGTCCTGCTTGGGGGCGCGCTCGCCGCGGTCGGCTGTGGTCACAGCACCCATGTGGGATCCCGTCGTTCCAGGAAGGCCGTCATTCCCTCGCGGGCCTGCGGGGAGGCGAACAGCCGGGCCGAGAGCGCGGTCAGGTGGTCCGCGTCCCGGTCGAAGGCTTCCAGCACCTTAGCCGTGAGCAGTGCCTTCGTCTCCGCCAGACCCTGGGGTGCGGCTCGGCGCAGGCCGTCGAGGACGGGTGCCAGTACGGCGTCGACGTCGTCGCCGGCCGCCGTGAGCAGGCCGATGCGGGCGGCCTCGGTGGCGTCGAGGCGTTCTCCGGTGAGGTAGTAGCGGGCGAGGGCGCGGGGGTCGGTGCGGGGCAGCAGGGGCAGTGAGATGACGGCGGGGGCCACGCCGATGCGTACCTCGGTGAAGGCGAAGGTGGCGTCGGAGGAGGCCAGTGCCATGTCGCAGGCCGCGAGCAGGCCGAGGCCACCGGCGCGGACGTGCCCGGCGACCCGGGCCACGACGGGTTTGGGCAGTTCAACGATCTGCCGCAGCAGTGCGACCAGCGCGTCGGGGTGCGGCGGGTCGCGCAGGTCCGCGCCGGCGCAGAAGGTGTTGCCGGTGTGGGTGAGGACGATCGCGCGGACGTCGGTGTCCTTGGCGCAGTCCGTGAGCGCGTCGGAGAGTTCACCGACGAGGGCGGCGGAGAGCGCGTTGCGGCTGGCCGGGGAGTCGAGGCTGAGGGTTTCGACGCCCCGGGCGCAGGTGCGTCCGACCAGGGTCATGTGCGCTCCTTCAGTGCCCTCAGTTCGCGGCG
The sequence above is drawn from the Streptomyces sp. SLBN-31 genome and encodes:
- a CDS encoding metal-dependent transcriptional regulator, which gives rise to MSGLIDTTEMYLRTILELEEEGVVPMRARIAERLDQSGPTVSQTVARMERDGLVAVAADRHLELTDEGRRLATRVMRKHRLAECLLVDVIGLEWEQVHAEACRWEHVMSEAVERRVLELLRHPTESPYGNPIPGLEELGEKDGADPFLDEGMVSLADLDPGADGKTVVVRRIGEPIQTDAQLMYTLRRAGVQPGSVVSVTESAGGVLVGSGGEAAELEADVASHVFVAKR
- a CDS encoding SIS domain-containing protein codes for the protein MSDGRLADQFLDAAIELLRRVRDEQSQSITAAGTLLADTVADGGRLFAFGAGHSSLPAQDVVYRAGGLALMNLLVVPGVVGVDVMPATLGSALERVDGLASAVLDTSPLRAGDALVIISLSGRNALPVEMAMNARALGVKVIGITSVAYATQTRSRHASGTYLKDHCDIVLDSKIAIGDATLALDTVPAPFAPASTVVTSAIMQAVMATAAGSLADRGIEPPLLRSGNVDGGHEWNARVMKEYGDRIFYRH
- a CDS encoding PAS domain-containing protein; the encoded protein is MSASRRSGTTDELGPDEPERDGPVGPDGSDLLAALLDGMDAALCAFDAGGVVTHWNREAERILGWTAAEAVGRHGFAGWAVREADAEEVEGRLMSAMEAPGRQVHEFALLTKDGGRVLVRTQSAAVRGPDGKPAGVYCAFSEVHTQIDLERSIALSEALFEDASWGVVLVDADLRPAVVNAHAARSLGIGRTSALGRPLGELLAQGVEELESALTHVLAEGAPPAPAEVWVSVRTPEGEQRRCWRCGFVRLASPLAEEPVPLGVGWLFVDVTEGKQGEQEASLLRFRANQLHRAARAAAECEDPREAATIHLDFALAGFADHALIDRVAGGPVADAEAEGPVRLVRVAATPSGAPGPSLLTGAAGLPVRYGQGHPALQCVERAGSVRASVGSVPAEQAREWAVGRQWPADAVHALCAVLRSRGRTLGVVTFLRGAGRSSFERSDAVYAEDVAVRIATALDLAGVGGPE
- a CDS encoding GNAT family N-acetyltransferase; the protein is MTNRRAILSGSSFEERIGYARAVVDGEWVHVSGTTGFDYAAMTISEDVVEQAEQCLRNIQDALAQAGCGLEDVVRVRYLLPGREDFEPCWPVLRRAFGEVRPAATMMVCGLADPRMRIEIEVYARRRELRIEAVHGVEMLEEWRYVHNEVVPPAAMSLDDARGRLGRYRMENAYLGDVLVGCSTVRPPEGEGAVATVIARVLPDYRGRGFGTALYERGLAHARVLGARAVETCVLAANEDGLRFAVKRGFVETERYVLDGESDLWVDLRLGTD
- a CDS encoding citrate synthase 2; the encoded protein is MSDFVPGLEGVVAFETEIAEPDKEGGALRYRGVDIEDLVGHVSFGNVWGLLVDGAFNPGLPPAEPFPIPVHSGDIRVDVQSALAMLAPVWGLKPLLDIDAEQAREDLARAAVMALSYVAQSARGQGRPMVPQSEIDKAHSITERFMIRWRGEPDPKHVAAVDAYWTSAAEHGMNASTFTARVIASTGADVAAALSGAVGAMSGPLHGGAPSRVLGMIEEIERTGDAEAYVKQALDKGERLMGFGHRVYRAEDPRARVLRRTARELGAPRFEVAEALEKAALAELHARRPDRVLATNVEFWAAIVLDFAEVPAHMFTSMFTCARTAGWSAHILEQKRTGRLVRPSARYVGPGARSPREVQGYDGISAG
- the pdxH gene encoding pyridoxamine 5'-phosphate oxidase produces the protein MRKQYRAEGLAESDLADTPVAQFAHWFAQAATEAHLFEPNAMVVSTADAQGRPSSRTVLLKGFDEQGFVFYTNYGSRKARDLAQNPYVSLLFPWHHMARQVIVGGIARRTGRDETAAYFRTRPHGSQLGAWASAQSSVVASRDELDASYAELEARYPEGEQVPVPPHWGGFRVAPRTVEFWQGRENRLHDRLRYVAEADGSWRVERLSP
- a CDS encoding TetR/AcrR family transcriptional regulator — translated: MGAVTTADRGERAPKQDRSRATRQRLLEAAVACLAEHGWAGSTVSVVAERAGVSRGAAQHHFPTREDLFTAAVEFVAEERSTAIRALFPDGAGDDRQAVVTALVDLYTGPLFRAALHLWVAASNEEPLRPRVTELEARVGRETHRIAVELLGADETRPGVRETVQGLLDMARGLGLANLLTDDTGRRDRVIAQWSSILDRILTD
- a CDS encoding enoyl-CoA hydratase family protein, which translates into the protein MTLVGRTCARGVETLSLDSPASRNALSAALVGELSDALTDCAKDTDVRAIVLTHTGNTFCAGADLRDPPHPDALVALLRQIVELPKPVVARVAGHVRAGGLGLLAACDMALASSDATFAFTEVRIGVAPAVISLPLLPRTDPRALARYYLTGERLDATEAARIGLLTAAGDDVDAVLAPVLDGLRRAAPQGLAETKALLTAKVLEAFDRDADHLTALSARLFASPQAREGMTAFLERRDPTWVL